One stretch of Nitrosococcus watsonii C-113 DNA includes these proteins:
- a CDS encoding FAD-dependent oxidoreductase — protein MAADNAPILEGTAFSELFHVAGLEVLDKRFLDVLKREDSELYQRLTHYRQAPEPLPPVAESTLLLALAPHLEDFLGDFFGIEESLAVSRNAALSHDPVMAFKKEWVLRRGRRYRKSIEQPFPALDRWLSGQLQKAGLAEFDREGAVAQWAQGLLQDQGIHGESIETLTQWCALALADPEGRQAVAGWTSFHLPRKVDHARLVPLEHQEGDSLHRLQADPATFRRRDGFKLTDPRMSARAVQGEVHYCIYCHEHDGDFCSKGFPEKKDQPELGFKTDPLGVILTGCPVEEKISEMHTLKREGRTIAALAATMVDNPMVPATGHRICNDCMKSCIYQKQDPVDIPQIETRVLTDVLDLPWGVEIYDLLTRWNPLRQRQFLPQPYNGHKVLVVGMGPAGFTMAHHLTMEGCAVVGIDGLKMEPLPEALLKQPIRDWSTLRESLDERILLGFGGVAEYGITVRWDKNFLKLIYLSLLRRPLFQAFGGVRLGGTLTLEDAWELGFDHACIATGAGLPRVIPMGNSLARGMRQASDFLMALQLTGAGKENSLANLQVRLPAVVIGGGLTAIDTATEVQAYYIKQVEKILMRHEKLVAARGEEQVRVGLGEEDEAILEEFLVHGRLVRAERQRAAQAGEAPNFIPLLHAWGGVTLAYRKGLNASPAYQRNHEEVIQAMEEGLYYAEGVEPLRAELDKYDHVAALVCRRMKQEEGRWLGTREEITLPARAVFIAAGTKPNTIYEHEHSGSLELEADHFLPHVEHAEGLQPVQVAEHCKAEEFGPFTSYQQDQRMVTFVGDTHPVFQGSVVKAIASSKRSYPQVMAALALRPPANKDNYSVFQERMADLLTPRVSHVNTSNPAVTEVWVRAPLAARNFRPGQFFRLQSFEATSPEVAGTRLQIPLLTVSGTGVKDDQIRLMVLQWGVGPRLVGRLQPGDPLVLMGPTGAPTDIPQGETVLVVAGRWGAAVMLDIGPALRAAGNRVLYVAAFGAASELDHQGELEMAADQIIWCTAREPKITPRRPQDLSVVETDMVALLQRYGAGELETHEGDGHLSLAAVNRFLVMGSTGLLRGFQEALRESLKEVFRPDLKAIGMVGSPMQCMLKGVCAQCLQWQIDPETGKRTRAVFSCAEQEQPLSWIDIDNLVARQIQNRLPDRLAAQWLDYILSQENTQMGGK, from the coding sequence ATGGCAGCAGACAATGCACCGATCCTGGAAGGTACTGCCTTCTCCGAATTGTTTCACGTCGCTGGATTGGAAGTTCTGGACAAACGGTTTTTGGATGTGTTAAAGCGCGAGGATTCTGAGCTTTATCAGCGCCTTACCCATTATCGCCAGGCCCCGGAGCCCTTGCCGCCAGTGGCGGAAAGCACATTGCTTTTGGCCTTGGCTCCCCATCTGGAGGATTTTTTAGGGGATTTTTTTGGTATTGAAGAGTCATTAGCCGTTAGCCGCAATGCCGCCTTGAGCCATGATCCGGTGATGGCTTTTAAAAAGGAATGGGTGCTGCGCCGGGGGCGCCGCTACCGGAAATCTATCGAGCAGCCTTTCCCTGCCCTGGATCGGTGGTTGAGCGGGCAGCTTCAGAAAGCGGGGTTGGCGGAGTTTGATCGGGAGGGAGCGGTTGCCCAATGGGCGCAGGGTTTGTTGCAGGACCAGGGGATTCATGGGGAGTCTATCGAGACTTTAACCCAATGGTGTGCTTTGGCGTTGGCTGATCCGGAGGGACGGCAGGCGGTAGCCGGTTGGACCAGTTTTCATTTGCCACGAAAAGTGGACCATGCTCGCCTTGTTCCTTTGGAGCACCAGGAAGGGGATTCCCTTCATCGGCTTCAGGCCGATCCGGCTACCTTTCGACGCCGCGATGGGTTTAAGCTCACCGATCCACGCATGTCGGCGCGGGCGGTGCAGGGAGAGGTCCACTATTGTATCTATTGCCATGAGCACGATGGGGATTTCTGCTCCAAGGGTTTTCCGGAAAAGAAGGATCAACCTGAATTAGGGTTTAAGACCGATCCGCTAGGGGTCATTCTGACCGGTTGCCCGGTTGAGGAAAAGATCTCTGAGATGCATACCTTGAAGCGGGAGGGGCGCACCATCGCTGCTTTGGCCGCTACCATGGTGGATAACCCCATGGTGCCGGCCACGGGACACCGGATCTGTAATGATTGCATGAAGTCCTGTATCTATCAGAAACAGGACCCGGTCGATATCCCCCAAATCGAAACCCGAGTGCTGACGGATGTTTTGGATTTACCCTGGGGGGTGGAGATCTACGATCTGCTCACCCGTTGGAATCCCCTGCGCCAGCGGCAGTTCTTGCCCCAACCTTACAACGGCCATAAAGTATTGGTGGTGGGAATGGGGCCCGCGGGTTTTACCATGGCCCACCATTTGACTATGGAAGGATGCGCTGTAGTGGGTATTGATGGGCTCAAGATGGAACCTTTGCCCGAAGCGCTTTTGAAGCAGCCTATTCGGGACTGGTCTACCCTCAGGGAATCCTTGGATGAACGTATTTTGCTGGGGTTTGGCGGGGTTGCCGAGTATGGCATCACCGTGCGCTGGGATAAGAATTTTTTGAAACTCATCTATCTCAGCTTGCTTCGGCGTCCCCTGTTCCAGGCTTTTGGGGGGGTGCGCCTGGGGGGAACCCTGACCCTGGAGGATGCTTGGGAACTGGGGTTTGATCATGCTTGTATCGCCACTGGCGCTGGGCTGCCGCGAGTCATTCCCATGGGCAATAGCTTGGCTCGGGGGATGCGCCAGGCGAGTGATTTCTTGATGGCGTTGCAGCTCACCGGCGCTGGTAAGGAAAATAGCCTAGCCAATTTGCAAGTCCGGCTGCCCGCGGTGGTGATTGGCGGCGGTTTAACGGCCATTGATACGGCGACGGAGGTGCAAGCCTATTATATTAAGCAGGTGGAGAAGATCCTCATGCGCCATGAGAAGCTGGTGGCAGCTCGGGGCGAGGAACAGGTACGGGTGGGCCTGGGTGAGGAAGATGAGGCAATTCTAGAGGAATTCCTGGTCCATGGCCGTTTGGTCAGGGCCGAGCGCCAGCGAGCCGCCCAGGCGGGGGAAGCGCCGAATTTCATCCCGCTCCTGCATGCCTGGGGCGGTGTTACCTTAGCTTACCGCAAAGGACTCAATGCCTCGCCCGCTTATCAGCGCAACCATGAGGAAGTGATCCAAGCCATGGAAGAGGGGCTGTATTACGCCGAGGGCGTGGAACCCTTGCGGGCGGAGCTGGATAAGTATGATCATGTGGCGGCGCTGGTGTGCCGGCGCATGAAACAGGAGGAGGGCCGTTGGCTGGGAACTCGGGAGGAAATCACTTTGCCTGCCCGCGCCGTGTTTATTGCCGCCGGTACCAAGCCCAATACCATTTATGAGCATGAGCATTCCGGCAGTCTCGAATTAGAAGCCGATCATTTTCTGCCCCATGTGGAGCACGCCGAGGGTTTGCAGCCGGTGCAGGTGGCTGAGCACTGTAAAGCAGAGGAATTTGGTCCCTTTACTTCTTATCAGCAGGATCAGCGGATGGTCACTTTTGTCGGCGATACCCATCCAGTATTTCAAGGTAGTGTGGTCAAGGCGATCGCCTCAAGCAAGCGTAGCTATCCTCAAGTCATGGCTGCGCTGGCGCTGCGTCCACCCGCGAACAAGGACAACTATAGCGTCTTTCAGGAACGGATGGCCGATTTGCTCACGCCCCGAGTAAGCCACGTCAATACCAGTAATCCGGCGGTAACAGAGGTCTGGGTGCGGGCGCCCCTTGCCGCTCGCAATTTTCGCCCTGGCCAATTCTTCCGCCTGCAAAGCTTTGAGGCCACTAGCCCCGAGGTGGCGGGCACCCGCTTGCAAATACCGTTGCTGACCGTTAGCGGCACGGGGGTGAAGGATGATCAGATTCGCTTAATGGTGTTGCAATGGGGTGTTGGACCCCGGCTAGTAGGGCGCTTGCAGCCCGGTGATCCCCTGGTGCTCATGGGACCAACGGGCGCGCCTACCGATATTCCCCAGGGAGAGACAGTGCTAGTGGTTGCGGGCCGCTGGGGAGCGGCGGTGATGTTGGATATTGGTCCCGCCCTGCGGGCGGCGGGTAACCGGGTCCTCTATGTGGCCGCCTTTGGCGCGGCCTCTGAACTCGATCATCAGGGTGAACTTGAAATGGCGGCCGATCAGATCATCTGGTGTACCGCCCGGGAGCCTAAAATTACTCCCCGCCGGCCCCAGGATCTGAGCGTGGTGGAAACAGACATGGTGGCGCTGCTACAGCGTTACGGCGCTGGCGAGTTAGAAACGCATGAGGGTGATGGTCATCTTTCCCTGGCAGCGGTGAATCGGTTTCTGGTGATGGGTTCCACGGGCCTATTGCGGGGCTTCCAAGAGGCTTTGAGAGAGAGTCTGAAAGAAGTGTTCCGCCCCGATCTCAAAGCCATTGGCATGGTAGGGAGCCCGATGCAATGCATGCTAAAGGGCGTTTGCGCCCAATGCTTGCAATGGCAAATTGACCCGGAAACGGGCAAGCGCACCCGCGCGGTCTTTTCCTGTGCCGAGCAAGAGCAACCCTTATCGTGGATAGATATTGATAATCTGGTGGCTCGTCAGATCCAGAACCGTCTCCCGGACCGGCTGGCCGCCCAATGGCTGGATTATATTCTTTCTCAAGAAAACACCCAGATGGGAGGCAAGTAG
- a CDS encoding type II toxin-antitoxin system HicB family antitoxin, which produces MMRKKYIYWKDDDMWLGYLEEFPDHWTQGETEEELKEHLIDIYKELTSGNIPNVRRIAEIEIS; this is translated from the coding sequence ATGATGAGAAAGAAGTACATTTATTGGAAAGATGATGATATGTGGCTCGGATATCTTGAAGAATTTCCGGACCACTGGACACAAGGTGAAACAGAGGAAGAATTAAAGGAACATTTAATCGATATCTACAAGGAATTGACAAGCGGCAATATTCCTAACGTTCGCAGGATCGCTGAGATTGAGATATCGTGA
- a CDS encoding type II toxin-antitoxin system HicA family toxin yields MKRRDLIKKLEEMGCVFIRHGGKHDWHQNPKTKISQPVPRHREIKDRLAQHIIKMLSNNNA; encoded by the coding sequence GTGAAAAGGCGGGATCTGATCAAGAAACTTGAAGAAATGGGTTGCGTCTTTATTCGCCATGGCGGAAAGCATGATTGGCATCAAAATCCCAAGACAAAAATATCTCAACCTGTCCCAAGACATCGTGAGATCAAGGATCGCCTTGCTCAGCACATTATCAAGATGCTGAGTAATAACAATGCCTAA
- a CDS encoding type II toxin-antitoxin system Phd/YefM family antitoxin — translation MTTLNVTEARSKLYALIDETSTSHQPIVITEKSGSAVLLAEEDWNAINETLHLLSVPGMRESIREGMETKLEECDQELDW, via the coding sequence ATGACTACACTCAATGTAACAGAGGCCCGTTCAAAGCTTTACGCACTAATCGACGAGACTTCTACGAGCCATCAACCTATTGTTATTACTGAGAAAAGTGGGAGCGCGGTTCTATTGGCTGAAGAAGATTGGAACGCTATCAATGAGACCCTACACCTGCTATCTGTGCCTGGTATGCGTGAATCTATCCGGGAAGGAATGGAAACAAAGCTGGAGGAATGTGACCAAGAGCTAGATTGGTGA
- a CDS encoding NADP-dependent malic enzyme, which translates to MIFRDEALEYHRRGRAGKLEVIPSKPCLTQHDLALAYSPGVAEPCREIHRSPDDVYLYTGKGNLVAVVTNGTAILGLGSLGPLASKPVMEGKGVLFKRFADIDVFDIELNAPTAEEVIQACQLLEPTFGGINLEDIAAPDCFHIEERLRETLTIPVFHDDQHGTAIISGAALLNACELAGKRLEDIKLVMNGAGAASIACAKFYLTLGVDPDNLLLCDSKGVLYEGREDLMPGRPRYNEYKAQFIRPTRLRTLPEALTGADAFCGLSVANVVTPAMVRSMNDNPIIFALANPDPEITYPDALAARPDVIMATGRSDYPNQVNNVLGFPFIFRGALDVRARAINEAMKIAAAQALAALAKEGVPESVCRAYGMEKIEFGREYLIPKPFDPQVLLEVTTAVAKAAGESGVARTPISDFKVYREQLERRLGRSKEVMRQVINKAKRRSQLSTQHIESKTSPMEKPASPGPLRIAFPEGDDKRIMRAAARIVKEGIGKPVLFGKSDEIQALAKQLSVNLEGIDLLDSQTHPQREDLAQQFFAMRARKGVTLAEARRYMLRRHYYAPMLLLRGEVEAVVCGETYHYPDSIRPALQILPLAKGISHASGLYMLLFKNRLIFCADTTVNITPDAETLAEIALSAADTAHRFDIEPRVALLSFSNFGSVKHSLVDLVQAAVKILHRRRPDLVVDGEMQADTATNEDILSSTYPFSRLKEDANVLIFPDLTSGNIAYKLLVELGGAEAIGPILTGLSKPYHVLQRDASVDAIVNIAAIAAVQAQEIELSQQA; encoded by the coding sequence ATGATTTTCCGCGACGAAGCACTGGAATACCACCGGCGGGGCCGGGCGGGCAAGCTAGAAGTCATCCCCAGCAAGCCTTGCCTCACCCAGCATGACCTGGCTTTGGCCTATTCCCCCGGGGTAGCCGAGCCTTGCCGGGAAATTCACCGCTCTCCCGATGATGTCTATCTTTATACTGGTAAAGGCAATTTGGTAGCCGTCGTCACCAATGGCACCGCAATACTTGGTTTGGGGTCTCTGGGACCCCTGGCCAGCAAGCCAGTAATGGAAGGCAAAGGGGTGTTATTCAAGCGCTTTGCCGATATCGATGTGTTTGACATCGAGCTCAATGCCCCCACCGCCGAAGAGGTCATTCAAGCCTGTCAGTTACTTGAACCCACTTTCGGCGGCATCAATCTAGAAGATATTGCCGCTCCCGACTGCTTCCATATCGAAGAACGGTTAAGAGAGACTCTGACTATCCCGGTCTTCCACGATGATCAACACGGCACCGCCATTATCTCGGGCGCGGCTCTGCTCAATGCCTGCGAACTGGCAGGTAAAAGATTAGAAGACATCAAGTTGGTCATGAATGGCGCCGGCGCGGCCAGTATTGCCTGCGCCAAATTTTATCTTACCCTGGGCGTGGACCCGGATAACTTGCTCCTCTGCGATAGCAAGGGGGTGCTCTATGAGGGACGCGAGGATCTGATGCCAGGCCGCCCCCGCTATAACGAATACAAAGCCCAATTTATTCGACCTACCCGGCTCCGTACCTTGCCAGAAGCCCTGACGGGAGCAGATGCCTTCTGCGGATTGTCCGTGGCCAATGTGGTCACACCCGCCATGGTGCGCTCCATGAATGATAATCCCATTATCTTTGCCTTGGCCAATCCCGATCCGGAAATCACCTACCCCGATGCTCTGGCCGCCCGCCCCGATGTGATTATGGCTACCGGCCGCAGCGACTACCCGAATCAAGTCAACAATGTGCTTGGTTTTCCTTTCATTTTCCGGGGTGCGCTGGATGTCCGGGCCCGGGCCATCAACGAAGCCATGAAAATCGCCGCGGCCCAGGCCCTAGCCGCCCTGGCCAAGGAAGGGGTGCCAGAAAGCGTCTGCCGCGCTTACGGCATGGAAAAAATCGAATTTGGCCGGGAATACCTCATTCCCAAGCCCTTTGATCCCCAGGTGTTACTGGAGGTCACCACCGCGGTGGCAAAAGCGGCTGGCGAGTCAGGGGTGGCCCGCACCCCTATCAGTGATTTTAAAGTCTACCGGGAACAATTGGAACGCCGTCTGGGACGCTCCAAAGAGGTCATGCGGCAGGTCATCAACAAAGCCAAGCGCCGCTCTCAACTGTCTACTCAACACATTGAATCTAAAACCTCTCCCATGGAAAAACCGGCTTCCCCCGGCCCTCTCCGGATTGCTTTTCCAGAGGGAGATGATAAGCGCATCATGCGTGCCGCTGCCCGGATTGTTAAAGAAGGTATCGGCAAGCCAGTACTATTCGGCAAATCTGACGAGATCCAAGCCTTGGCAAAGCAACTCTCCGTTAACTTGGAGGGAATCGATCTACTCGACTCCCAGACCCATCCCCAGCGGGAGGATTTGGCCCAGCAGTTCTTTGCCATGCGAGCCCGCAAGGGCGTGACCTTAGCCGAAGCCCGGCGCTATATGCTACGCCGCCATTACTATGCCCCCATGCTATTACTGCGAGGGGAAGTGGAAGCGGTGGTCTGTGGCGAAACCTACCATTACCCTGACTCCATCCGCCCTGCCCTGCAAATTCTCCCCCTGGCTAAAGGAATTTCCCATGCCTCTGGACTCTACATGCTCTTGTTCAAAAACCGGCTTATTTTTTGCGCCGATACCACCGTCAATATTACCCCCGATGCGGAAACCCTCGCCGAAATTGCCCTGTCGGCGGCGGACACAGCGCACCGCTTCGACATTGAACCACGAGTTGCCCTGCTCTCCTTTTCCAATTTCGGTTCGGTAAAACATTCCCTGGTGGATTTAGTTCAAGCAGCGGTAAAAATTCTCCATCGCCGCCGCCCGGATTTGGTGGTGGATGGGGAAATGCAGGCCGACACCGCCACTAATGAAGACATTCTCTCTTCCACCTACCCTTTCAGTCGACTTAAGGAGGACGCTAACGTATTGATATTTCCTGATCTGACCTCAGGGAATATCGCCTATAAGCTGCTAGTAGAACTAGGTGGCGCTGAGGCTATCGGGCCTATCCTAACGGGATTATCAAAACCCTACCATGTATTGCAGCGGGATGCCTCCGTGGACGCTATCGTAAACATTGCTGCTATTGCCGCGGTGCAGGCCCAGGAAATCGAGCTTTCCCAGCAAGCCTGA
- a CDS encoding PDDEXK-like family protein — protein sequence MSPLDEKTFEALQDEWSHVLDLHKAARHKRIHARVIQWETHLSELKDEQKRLINLGRWVRGPADILSVIGKARRELYHSAILRWLLDPLSPHGLGIKFLRGFLQAAKLSPLITKLAPEDILSIETEVARVEARADIVISTASGLIIIENKIDAPEGDNQCQRLFEAFGRENAWFIFLTSNGRTPSSAPACVQAHFRPISYRQIQRLLMAALESSPQGNPDAPGRVSARSYLATLQKEVL from the coding sequence ATGAGCCCCCTTGATGAAAAAACTTTTGAAGCACTCCAGGATGAATGGTCCCATGTGCTTGATCTGCATAAAGCGGCTCGCCATAAACGCATTCATGCCAGAGTGATTCAGTGGGAAACGCACCTTTCTGAGCTAAAAGATGAGCAGAAGAGGCTTATCAACTTGGGGCGGTGGGTGAGAGGGCCTGCAGACATCCTTTCTGTCATCGGCAAGGCCCGGAGAGAGCTTTATCATTCGGCTATTTTACGCTGGTTGCTCGATCCCCTATCGCCTCATGGGCTTGGGATTAAATTTCTCCGGGGATTTCTTCAAGCAGCGAAGCTCTCCCCGCTCATAACTAAATTGGCACCTGAGGATATCCTCTCTATTGAGACCGAAGTGGCCCGTGTGGAAGCGAGGGCGGATATCGTCATTTCGACCGCTAGCGGTTTAATCATCATAGAGAACAAGATAGATGCCCCGGAAGGGGATAACCAATGCCAGCGTCTGTTCGAAGCATTCGGGCGTGAAAATGCCTGGTTTATCTTCTTGACCTCCAATGGTAGGACGCCCTCATCAGCGCCCGCTTGTGTTCAGGCGCATTTTAGACCCATAAGTTACCGCCAAATACAGCGATTGCTAATGGCAGCTCTAGAAAGCAGTCCACAAGGTAATCCGGACGCTCCAGGCAGAGTTTCCGCGCGTAGCTACTTAGCCACTCTTCAAAAAGAGGTATTATGA
- a CDS encoding ISAs1 family transposase, giving the protein MIEQLIEQFSDLEDPRCAGKIEHRLIDILVLAICAVIACAESWEDIALYGRSKLSWLRQFLALPNGIPSHDTFRRVFMLIDPQAFEACLTAWVGTVATPGEREVVAIDGKTVRRSFDRGREQSPLHLVSAWASEQGVVLGQRCVDEKSNETAAIPELLESLALENTLVTMDAMGCQKDIAQRIVDRQADYLWVLKANHGHDYAAVQKHFEQHCFGRGATAKPVFDAFDESHGQLVRRRVFADPQAASLKTLSDWPALHTVLAVEAIRGVNGSGKVQTEVRYFLSSFIGDPQVLAQTIRRHWSIENNVHWVLDVTFREDHSRVRDPTAVRNFALLRKIAINLVGQDRSTKTSLRGKRKKAAWDNDYMRQLLQANFMR; this is encoded by the coding sequence ATGATCGAGCAACTGATCGAGCAATTTTCTGATCTTGAGGACCCGCGCTGCGCAGGGAAGATCGAGCACCGACTGATTGATATTCTAGTCCTTGCGATCTGTGCTGTGATCGCCTGCGCCGAGAGTTGGGAGGACATTGCGCTGTATGGGCGCAGCAAATTGTCCTGGCTACGTCAGTTTCTCGCCCTCCCCAATGGCATTCCTTCTCACGATACGTTTCGTCGGGTGTTTATGCTGATCGACCCGCAGGCCTTTGAGGCCTGCTTGACGGCCTGGGTCGGTACCGTTGCCACGCCCGGCGAGCGGGAGGTGGTCGCCATCGACGGTAAGACGGTGCGCCGATCCTTCGACCGGGGCCGGGAACAGTCCCCGCTGCACCTGGTAAGTGCCTGGGCCAGCGAGCAGGGGGTAGTGCTTGGTCAGCGTTGTGTAGATGAAAAGTCCAACGAGACCGCTGCCATTCCCGAACTGCTGGAGAGTCTGGCGCTAGAGAATACCCTGGTGACGATGGATGCCATGGGCTGCCAGAAGGACATTGCCCAGCGGATTGTCGATCGCCAGGCGGACTATCTATGGGTACTCAAGGCCAACCATGGCCATGACTATGCGGCCGTGCAGAAGCATTTCGAACAACATTGTTTTGGGCGAGGTGCCACAGCTAAACCCGTTTTCGATGCCTTTGATGAGAGCCATGGCCAACTGGTGCGCCGGCGCGTGTTTGCTGACCCTCAAGCCGCCTCGTTGAAGACCCTAAGCGACTGGCCAGCGTTGCATACCGTGCTGGCGGTTGAGGCAATCCGAGGGGTTAACGGCAGTGGCAAAGTACAAACTGAGGTTCGCTACTTTCTGTCTAGCTTCATCGGTGACCCACAGGTGCTGGCTCAGACCATCCGTCGGCATTGGTCGATTGAGAATAACGTGCATTGGGTGCTGGATGTCACCTTCCGAGAGGACCACAGCCGCGTTCGCGATCCCACAGCGGTGCGCAACTTCGCCCTGCTGCGCAAGATCGCCATTAACCTGGTGGGTCAAGACCGCTCCACCAAAACCAGTCTGCGTGGCAAACGCAAAAAGGCAGCCTGGGACAACGACTACATGCGCCAACTTCTCCAAGCCAATTTCATGCGTTAG
- a CDS encoding L-lactate permease, whose product MMAVWAALPIGIALGMLVFRVGPIGTAATALACGVGVAMGVFAAEIGPILSAQAAMASLFVEVAAILFGGLWLSQILTATGAQQRLAGWLTGMCRDPARAVLLVVLGVVPFAESMTGFGIGVVVGIPLLIQFGFSRVHAAILGLLGLIIVPWGSLGPGTLVAARLTGVDFQALGIVSALLSGPVFILMGAGALMLGVGGRRAAAAWPDVVLTAGVLWAAVWGVNVVLGTPLAGVLGSLASISALLIRVRLRERQSLVIPPSVRRDLVPYAMLIAGLLVTSAWIALWPGKAPAWLRVLHSPATWLLVTAALTPVLLGQSMHAQPRALRQTLGGWWPIALATVLFLALGTLLSSTGMSTVLAQAGARLGPAYPALAPWIGALGGFLTGSNTGASAMFAASQAQAAQAIGYPVLTLVAFQNVAASLATMAAVPRVMMACRIAQDAPPPQQTIFVTGVTADEAVVSRSHVWPIVLALNGLILVVLSALSMGLM is encoded by the coding sequence ATGATGGCGGTCTGGGCTGCGTTGCCCATCGGGATCGCGCTTGGGATGCTCGTGTTCCGCGTCGGACCGATCGGGACGGCCGCGACCGCGCTGGCCTGTGGCGTGGGTGTAGCGATGGGAGTGTTTGCCGCCGAGATCGGCCCAATCTTATCCGCCCAGGCTGCGATGGCGTCGCTGTTTGTCGAGGTTGCAGCCATCTTGTTCGGTGGCCTTTGGCTGAGCCAGATATTGACGGCGACCGGTGCGCAGCAACGCCTGGCCGGTTGGCTGACGGGTATGTGTCGCGATCCGGCTCGGGCGGTCTTGCTGGTCGTACTCGGCGTGGTGCCATTCGCGGAGTCGATGACGGGTTTCGGGATCGGCGTTGTGGTCGGTATTCCGCTGCTGATCCAATTCGGCTTCTCTCGGGTTCACGCCGCCATACTCGGGCTGTTGGGACTGATCATCGTCCCGTGGGGCTCATTGGGACCCGGTACGCTGGTCGCGGCCCGCTTGACTGGTGTTGATTTTCAGGCATTGGGCATTGTCTCCGCGCTGCTGTCGGGGCCAGTCTTTATATTGATGGGTGCGGGGGCTCTGATGCTGGGTGTCGGCGGGCGGCGTGCCGCGGCCGCCTGGCCTGATGTGGTACTGACCGCTGGCGTACTCTGGGCTGCGGTCTGGGGCGTCAACGTCGTTCTCGGAACGCCGCTGGCCGGGGTATTGGGTAGTTTGGCCAGTATCAGCGCCTTATTGATTCGGGTGCGTTTGCGTGAGCGGCAGTCGCTGGTCATCCCACCGTCGGTTCGCCGCGATCTGGTACCTTACGCGATGCTGATTGCGGGACTGCTCGTGACCTCGGCATGGATAGCCCTGTGGCCTGGCAAGGCACCCGCCTGGTTGAGGGTGCTGCACAGTCCCGCGACTTGGTTGCTGGTAACCGCTGCGTTGACACCCGTACTGCTTGGCCAATCCATGCACGCCCAGCCGAGAGCGCTGCGCCAGACGCTTGGTGGCTGGTGGCCGATCGCCCTGGCCACGGTGCTGTTCCTAGCGTTAGGCACGTTGTTGAGCAGCACCGGGATGAGCACGGTGTTGGCCCAGGCTGGCGCACGACTAGGACCCGCCTATCCGGCCCTTGCGCCCTGGATTGGCGCGCTCGGCGGCTTTCTGACCGGCTCGAACACCGGGGCAAGTGCCATGTTTGCCGCTAGCCAGGCGCAAGCGGCGCAGGCGATTGGCTACCCGGTGCTGACGTTGGTGGCGTTTCAGAACGTTGCGGCGTCGTTGGCGACTATGGCCGCAGTACCACGCGTAATGATGGCCTGTCGTATTGCACAAGATGCACCGCCACCCCAACAGACGATATTTGTGACGGGTGTTACGGCGGACGAGGCGGTCGTCTCCCGATCCCACGTCTGGCCGATCGTCTTGGCGCTCAATGGTTTGATATTAGTGGTGCTCTCGGCTCTGTCGATGGGGCTGATGTGA
- a CDS encoding DUF488 domain-containing protein — protein sequence MLPFYTIGHSARTLDAFLDLLGAAQVTVVADIRSVPKSRTNPQYNKDILPNTLTAFQIGYEHIAELGGLRGKAKSVEPTVNNFWENRSFHNYADYALSVSFRTGLDQLIALGHARRCVMMCSEAVWWRCHRRIVADHLIARGESVIHLMGRDRAEPAKLTAGACVHKNGRVTYPAGNIEG from the coding sequence GTGCTTCCATTCTACACGATCGGCCATTCCGCGCGGACGCTCGATGCCTTTCTCGATCTGCTGGGAGCAGCCCAGGTGACGGTTGTGGCCGACATCCGCTCGGTGCCAAAATCGAGAACTAATCCGCAATACAATAAGGATATACTGCCAAATACGCTGACCGCCTTTCAAATTGGCTACGAACACATCGCCGAGCTGGGTGGATTGCGTGGCAAGGCCAAGTCTGTAGAGCCGACTGTTAATAACTTCTGGGAAAACCGAAGCTTTCACAATTATGCCGATTATGCTCTCAGTGTCTCATTCCGCACTGGCCTGGATCAGCTAATCGCGCTGGGGCATGCACGACGATGCGTGATGATGTGCTCGGAAGCCGTATGGTGGCGTTGCCATCGGCGGATTGTCGCGGATCATCTCATTGCCCGTGGTGAGAGCGTTATTCATTTAATGGGCAGGGATAGGGCTGAACCGGCGAAGCTGACCGCAGGCGCGTGCGTTCATAAAAATGGGAGGGTGACCTACCCAGCGGGAAATATCGAGGGTTAA
- a CDS encoding restriction endonuclease subunit S, with product MPDSKALTLSLPSLETQKRLVEKIDFISDECEDLSEVYQQSLTALAELKQSFLHNAFTGELTVKSDTVLKHEAVA from the coding sequence GTGCCTGATTCGAAGGCGCTCACGCTTTCATTACCATCACTAGAAACTCAAAAGCGCTTGGTAGAAAAAATTGATTTTATTTCGGATGAGTGTGAGGATTTATCTGAAGTTTACCAACAAAGCCTCACCGCCCTTGCTGAACTGAAGCAATCCTTTCTGCACAATGCCTTCACTGGAGAACTGACCGTAAAATCTGACACCGTCCTCAAGCACGAGGCGGTGGCATGA